In Bacteriovorax sp. Seq25_V, a single genomic region encodes these proteins:
- the gcvPB gene encoding aminomethyl-transferring glycine dehydrogenase subunit GcvPB — MTDYQSKLGYNPKDLPRELNQFYIAADDKDISSMLETIKLDSLDQLFDHIDSNVRFNGKLGLDNSPSYDELIALVEKTADKNNIPLNFLGDGLPQFKQDPIVPFVCNLRGLTTAYTPYQPERSQGTLHTLWIYASSISALTGFEAINASLYERSTCLFEALKTAQRLHKNKNKVVVCDSIYPSDKAVLNTMVKHTDLEVIYAPICKESGLTDIDALEALLSATEGVCALAFNQVNGLGLLEDVNELTDIANKYALSSIAVIDPILMAKDGLQRPSEFGSNKTGTTMFVAEGQHLCLDANFGGPGLGIFGIRFNETNKTDIRATAGRYIGKAIDADGKECLAIVLSTREQHIRREKATSNICSNQSFIATAAGASLLAHGDEGLSSKIKTSREFAIKFLENIQGLEGVTLAFEAPFYNEVVLEVKNNIELLINNNFNLVAGKNISNRYGIDKNLLKISFSDIHSDEDLSKLIDLFRNNFKANDSEFDIPELPEVFVQHTASGLKKFSFDELKAFYTKLSELNVSPDDAIYPLGSCTMKYNPYINDWAAGLPKFTMAHPDLPEKYVQGSLEVLYEIQEDFKKITGLPGVTGQPVAGAQGELVGLKLFQAYHEDKGNAATKNLIIIPRSAHGTNPATATTAGYETKKVDGKLVGIVTIDADERGQVNLEQLEKVIKEDGERVAGIMITNPNTSGVFEEKFQYIAELIHSVDGLVYMDGANMNAIAGHIDLGKLGVDAVHNNLHKTWTIPHGGGGPGDAIVAVSAKLIPFLPGVLIEKDNNGTFKTYKAEKSIGEFHRHGGNFAHKVRAYTYIKALGEEGVKKMSAVSVLSARYLYQRLRKSFPTLPAGADETPRMHEFIITPSNEMFESLAKGGTPKAQAVAKLGKLFLDFGLHAPTVAFPEVFGLMIEPTESFSKAELDDFAEVVETIRDIIFEMPQVCTTTPHFTPIKKVDEVWANKNLCFASKINELPKLPADIISPKQLRGLSNKEIMAKILEANKGL, encoded by the coding sequence ATGACAGATTATCAATCAAAACTTGGATATAATCCAAAAGATTTACCACGTGAGTTAAATCAATTCTATATCGCGGCAGATGACAAAGATATTTCTTCTATGCTCGAAACAATTAAACTAGATTCACTCGATCAATTATTTGATCATATTGATAGTAATGTACGATTCAATGGAAAGTTAGGATTAGATAATTCTCCTTCATATGATGAACTAATTGCCCTAGTAGAAAAAACTGCTGACAAAAATAATATCCCACTAAATTTCTTGGGGGATGGTCTGCCACAATTTAAGCAAGACCCAATCGTTCCATTTGTATGTAACTTACGTGGACTGACAACGGCTTATACGCCATATCAACCAGAAAGATCACAAGGAACTCTCCATACACTTTGGATCTACGCAAGTAGTATCTCTGCACTAACTGGTTTTGAGGCCATCAATGCTTCTTTATATGAAAGATCAACTTGTCTTTTTGAAGCTCTTAAAACAGCACAAAGACTACATAAGAATAAAAATAAAGTTGTTGTTTGTGATTCAATTTACCCAAGCGACAAGGCCGTTTTAAATACAATGGTTAAGCACACTGACCTTGAGGTGATTTACGCTCCAATTTGTAAAGAAAGTGGTCTCACAGATATCGATGCTCTTGAAGCGCTTCTTTCAGCAACAGAGGGCGTTTGTGCGCTAGCATTTAACCAGGTAAACGGACTTGGACTTCTGGAAGACGTCAATGAACTAACAGATATCGCTAATAAATATGCACTAAGTTCAATTGCTGTTATCGATCCTATCCTGATGGCAAAAGATGGTCTCCAAAGACCAAGTGAATTTGGTTCTAATAAAACAGGTACAACAATGTTTGTAGCTGAAGGACAACACCTTTGTCTTGATGCTAACTTTGGGGGACCAGGGCTTGGTATCTTTGGAATTAGATTCAACGAAACAAATAAAACAGATATCAGAGCAACGGCCGGAAGATATATTGGGAAGGCAATCGACGCTGACGGAAAAGAGTGCTTAGCAATCGTTCTTTCTACTCGTGAGCAACATATAAGAAGAGAGAAAGCGACATCAAATATCTGCTCTAACCAATCATTTATTGCGACAGCAGCTGGAGCATCACTTCTTGCTCACGGAGATGAAGGCCTCAGTTCAAAGATTAAAACATCAAGAGAATTTGCAATTAAATTCCTTGAAAATATCCAAGGCCTTGAAGGTGTAACTCTTGCTTTTGAAGCTCCTTTTTATAATGAAGTTGTTCTTGAAGTTAAAAACAATATCGAACTTTTAATTAATAATAATTTTAATCTTGTTGCAGGAAAAAATATCTCTAATCGCTATGGTATTGATAAGAATCTTCTTAAGATTTCTTTCTCTGATATTCACTCAGACGAAGATCTTTCTAAGCTTATTGATCTTTTTAGAAATAACTTCAAAGCAAATGATTCTGAGTTTGATATTCCAGAACTTCCAGAAGTATTTGTTCAGCACACAGCAAGTGGGCTTAAGAAATTTTCTTTTGATGAACTAAAAGCATTCTACACAAAACTTAGCGAACTAAACGTATCACCTGATGATGCGATCTACCCGCTTGGTTCATGTACAATGAAATACAATCCATACATCAATGACTGGGCAGCAGGTCTTCCTAAGTTCACAATGGCGCACCCAGATCTACCAGAGAAGTATGTCCAAGGATCATTAGAAGTTCTTTATGAAATCCAAGAAGACTTTAAAAAGATCACAGGCCTTCCAGGTGTAACAGGACAACCAGTAGCAGGAGCGCAAGGCGAACTTGTTGGTCTTAAATTATTTCAGGCCTATCACGAAGATAAAGGTAATGCGGCGACGAAGAACCTTATCATTATCCCAAGATCAGCTCACGGAACAAACCCTGCGACGGCAACGACTGCAGGATATGAGACGAAGAAAGTTGATGGAAAACTTGTTGGTATTGTCACAATTGATGCTGACGAAAGAGGACAAGTAAATCTTGAGCAACTTGAAAAAGTAATCAAAGAAGATGGTGAGCGTGTAGCAGGTATCATGATTACAAATCCAAATACATCAGGTGTATTTGAAGAAAAGTTTCAATATATCGCTGAGCTTATCCATAGTGTAGACGGACTCGTTTACATGGATGGGGCCAATATGAATGCAATTGCTGGCCATATTGATCTTGGAAAACTTGGTGTTGATGCCGTTCATAACAATCTTCACAAGACTTGGACTATTCCACACGGTGGAGGTGGTCCGGGTGACGCGATCGTTGCAGTAAGTGCAAAACTTATTCCTTTCCTACCGGGTGTTCTGATTGAGAAAGATAACAATGGAACTTTTAAAACTTACAAAGCAGAGAAATCAATTGGAGAATTTCACCGTCATGGTGGTAACTTTGCTCACAAAGTAAGAGCTTATACTTATATCAAGGCACTTGGAGAAGAAGGCGTTAAGAAAATGTCGGCAGTATCTGTACTTAGTGCAAGATACCTCTACCAAAGACTTAGAAAATCTTTTCCAACTCTTCCAGCTGGTGCGGATGAGACTCCAAGAATGCACGAATTTATCATTACTCCAAGTAATGAGATGTTTGAGTCACTTGCAAAAGGTGGAACTCCAAAGGCTCAGGCAGTAGCAAAACTTGGAAAGTTATTCCTTGATTTTGGCCTTCACGCTCCAACAGTTGCATTCCCAGAAGTATTTGGTCTAATGATTGAACCAACTGAATCATTCTCAAAAGCAGAGCTTGATGATTTCGCAGAAGTCGTTGAGACAATTAGAGACATTATTTTCGAAATGCCACAGGTTTGTACAACAACTCCTCACTTCACACCAATTAAAAAAGTTGATGAAGTTTGGGCCAATAAAAACCTATGTTTTGCTAGTAAGATTAATGAACTTCCAAAGCTTCCAGCAGATATTATTTCTCCAAAACAACTGAGAGGATTATCTAACAAGGAAATTATGGCAAAGATTTTAGAGGCAAATAAAGGATTGTAA
- a CDS encoding class I SAM-dependent methyltransferase, with amino-acid sequence MTQRPNTIFLKNADDLSSKDFEELASLGREHGVDLEISSDAKLYFKDGLLYLQEGGASFTLKWEEELQDHLKRKYAITKEPLAKALGIKGGSERVVCDCSLGTGKDAMLILSFGAKIIAFERNPLVFMLALDALRRAKNHTELCTYFNKIELRYGVAANNFSELEKVETFYFDPMYPEKKKSSSLPRKEMQVFKKVVGADDDFQLQLESLCKTGKKVVLKRPLKSEVILRPSASFPGKTTRYDLYFMPLSCR; translated from the coding sequence ATGACACAACGACCAAATACTATATTTCTTAAAAATGCTGATGATTTGTCTAGCAAGGACTTTGAGGAGCTTGCTTCACTTGGTCGTGAACATGGTGTTGATTTAGAAATATCTTCTGACGCAAAACTCTATTTTAAAGATGGCCTACTCTACTTACAGGAAGGTGGTGCAAGCTTCACTCTAAAATGGGAGGAGGAGCTTCAGGATCATCTAAAACGCAAGTATGCAATAACAAAAGAACCGCTGGCCAAGGCACTCGGGATTAAAGGTGGAAGTGAGAGAGTCGTGTGTGACTGCTCTTTGGGCACTGGAAAAGACGCAATGCTAATCCTTTCTTTTGGCGCAAAAATTATAGCGTTTGAAAGAAATCCTCTTGTTTTCATGCTGGCCCTTGATGCGTTAAGACGTGCCAAGAATCATACCGAGCTATGTACATATTTCAATAAAATTGAGTTGCGCTACGGAGTCGCTGCTAATAATTTCAGTGAACTTGAAAAGGTCGAGACATTTTATTTTGATCCGATGTATCCAGAAAAGAAGAAGAGCTCATCGCTACCGCGCAAAGAAATGCAAGTTTTTAAAAAGGTTGTTGGTGCCGATGATGACTTTCAGCTTCAGTTAGAAAGTCTGTGTAAGACAGGAAAGAAGGTTGTGTTGAAGAGACCTTTAAAGTCTGAAGTGATCCTTAGGCCATCTGCGAGTTTTCCTGGTAAGACAACTCGCTATGATCTCTATTTTATGCCGCTTTCTTGTCGCTAG
- a CDS encoding PilZ domain-containing protein, with translation MTKRPISFTLLSIFYAAMTVMAITYVTLTKDLPINWSFAVFLTSLKPPYIIYHWLLPLCITMSIIKMRKYSYYAFMVAQVLMLAIPFMAKNLIIPELSQETTFITYLLQLCSFLSIAYFTQKSIRNLYFDSSKRTWDWATRHHVSLPFSLKVRHSQMIIDCQTIDMSTSGLLFTISGNHGDLEKQTKITANLSLGENEISIPIQIVRTINKDGQTLYGAQFHHRHLWQFVQIRNLLNDAKSIKYSDYTSDKKAA, from the coding sequence ATGACCAAAAGACCGATTTCTTTTACCTTACTTTCAATTTTTTATGCCGCAATGACAGTCATGGCAATTACCTACGTTACACTAACAAAGGATCTACCAATAAACTGGTCCTTCGCAGTTTTTTTAACATCTCTAAAACCTCCGTACATTATATATCACTGGCTACTGCCTCTTTGTATCACGATGAGTATCATCAAAATGAGAAAGTATAGTTACTACGCTTTTATGGTTGCACAAGTTCTTATGCTTGCTATTCCTTTCATGGCAAAAAATTTAATAATTCCTGAACTCTCACAAGAGACAACATTTATCACTTATCTTTTACAATTATGTTCGTTTTTATCAATCGCTTACTTCACTCAAAAAAGTATTAGAAATCTATATTTTGACTCTTCAAAGAGAACTTGGGACTGGGCAACAAGACACCACGTGAGTCTACCGTTTAGCTTAAAAGTGAGACACTCTCAAATGATAATCGACTGCCAAACCATCGATATGTCCACTTCTGGGCTACTTTTTACAATTTCTGGAAACCATGGAGACCTTGAAAAGCAAACAAAGATTACTGCGAATCTCTCCCTTGGAGAAAATGAAATTAGCATTCCAATTCAAATTGTCAGAACAATAAACAAAGATGGCCAAACTCTTTATGGTGCTCAATTTCACCACCGCCATCTTTGGCAATTTGTACAAATACGAAATCTTCTGAATGACGCTAAAAGTATTAAATACAGTGACTATACTAGCGACAAGAAAGCGGCATAA
- the yaaA gene encoding peroxide stress protein YaaA — MKAILSPAKKLNFDDSHEVKMTKPLLLKKTDILVKVMKEKSVTDIKKLMKLSDDLSELNYNRYQKYESSKKAPAAFAFVGDTYQGLDFRGLSKKQQEYANGTVYILSGLYGLLNVFDEISPYRLEMGTGLKFDSYKNLYDFWKNDIAKTINKYNSQNEPIVNLASEEYFKSVKREEVAAPIIDVKFLENKNGEFKTIGIMAKRARGMMARFIVENKVQTVEELQNFNVDNYKFDKKSSTENLLVFKR; from the coding sequence ATGAAGGCGATTCTTTCACCTGCAAAGAAATTAAATTTTGATGATTCACATGAAGTGAAGATGACCAAACCACTACTTTTAAAAAAGACTGATATTCTTGTTAAAGTGATGAAGGAAAAATCTGTTACTGATATCAAAAAGCTAATGAAGCTCTCTGATGATTTATCTGAGCTAAATTATAACCGTTACCAGAAATATGAGTCTTCAAAAAAAGCTCCGGCGGCCTTTGCATTTGTTGGAGATACTTATCAGGGGCTCGATTTTAGGGGACTTAGTAAGAAGCAGCAAGAATATGCTAATGGTACAGTTTATATCCTCTCAGGTCTTTACGGTCTTCTTAACGTTTTTGATGAGATCAGTCCATACCGCCTTGAAATGGGAACTGGGCTAAAGTTTGATAGTTATAAAAACCTTTATGATTTTTGGAAAAATGATATCGCAAAGACTATAAATAAGTATAATAGTCAAAATGAGCCAATCGTTAACCTCGCCAGCGAAGAGTACTTTAAAAGCGTTAAACGTGAAGAAGTCGCTGCACCAATTATTGATGTTAAATTTCTTGAAAACAAAAACGGAGAATTTAAAACAATTGGCATCATGGCAAAAAGGGCCCGTGGAATGATGGCACGTTTTATTGTTGAAAATAAAGTACAAACAGTGGAAGAGCTTCAAAATTTTAATGTGGATAATTATAAATTTGATAAGAAATCTTCGACAGAAAATCTATTAGTTTTTAAAAGATAA
- a CDS encoding adenosine kinase — translation MSNYHVYGIGNALVDMEFEVSPDFLLKNNVEKGLMTLVEEDRQTELLQNLKGFQHKRGCGGSAANTIIAATQLGAKSFYSCKVSGDEAGEFYKKDLLSKGVKSNLENNEYDGTTGKCMVFVTPDADRTMNTYLGTTATFSNDQIDYDQLKNSEWLYIEGYLVTGETGINAAIEARKFAQANGIKTSLTFSDPGIVGFFKDGFKKIIGDKKIDLIFCNESEAMSFTDTDNVEAAYEKMKEVANTFAITTGPKGALLFDGKDKIYVMAQKVAAVDTNGAGDIFAGSFLYAITHGKTFGEAGLLACNCASKLVTKFGARLETEEILEVKKTIF, via the coding sequence ATGAGTAATTACCATGTCTATGGAATTGGAAATGCATTAGTTGATATGGAGTTTGAAGTTTCTCCTGATTTTCTATTAAAAAATAACGTTGAAAAAGGTCTTATGACTTTAGTTGAAGAAGATAGACAGACTGAACTTCTTCAAAACTTAAAAGGTTTTCAACATAAGCGTGGATGTGGTGGTTCTGCTGCTAATACAATCATTGCTGCTACTCAATTAGGAGCAAAGTCATTTTATTCTTGTAAGGTATCTGGTGATGAAGCAGGTGAGTTTTATAAGAAAGATCTACTTTCAAAAGGTGTGAAATCCAATCTTGAAAATAACGAGTACGACGGTACGACTGGAAAGTGTATGGTTTTTGTTACTCCTGATGCTGATAGAACAATGAATACATATCTTGGAACGACAGCTACTTTCTCGAATGATCAAATTGACTATGATCAATTGAAAAATTCTGAGTGGCTATATATTGAGGGTTATCTTGTAACTGGAGAGACTGGAATTAATGCGGCCATTGAGGCAAGAAAGTTTGCTCAAGCTAATGGAATTAAAACTTCACTCACATTTTCAGATCCTGGGATTGTTGGATTCTTTAAAGATGGGTTCAAAAAAATAATTGGCGATAAGAAAATTGATCTTATTTTTTGTAATGAATCTGAAGCGATGAGCTTTACAGATACTGATAATGTTGAAGCTGCTTATGAGAAAATGAAAGAAGTTGCTAATACATTTGCTATTACAACTGGACCAAAAGGCGCTCTTTTATTCGATGGAAAGGATAAGATTTATGTTATGGCCCAAAAGGTAGCTGCTGTTGACACAAACGGTGCCGGCGATATTTTTGCAGGAAGCTTCCTTTACGCCATTACACATGGGAAAACATTTGGAGAAGCGGGACTACTTGCTTGCAACTGTGCTTCCAAGCTTGTGACAAAGTTTGGTGCTCGTTTAGAAACAGAAGAAATTTTAGAAGTTAAGAAAACTATATTTTAG
- the asnS gene encoding asparagine--tRNA ligase: MSGRVLLKELFNNAQSYIDQEVVVKGWVRSVRNSKAFSFIVVNDGTCQDSLQIVADANLPNYSALSSMLTGASVSISGKVVPSQGKGQTIELQAINGEVIGNVDDSYPLQKKGTSLEHLRDIAHLRVRTNLFGAIFRVRHALAQATHRFFDEKGFFYLNSPIITAVDGEGAGEMFKVSTLDPNKLPKNDKGEVDFTKDYYGKEVSLAVTGQLEAECHALGLGAVYTFGPTFRSENSNTKRHLSEFWMIEPEVSFATLEDVADLAADYVKYMIDYALTNCQKELDFLFNMPFTDVDKTHFETLKHVRDSKFIKITYTEAVEILNNCGEKFEFPTAWGNELQTEHEKYLTDKHFKAPVIVTDYPKDVKAFYMKLNDDGKTVRAMDVLVPGIGELIGGSQREEDLTKLENRMDQMGMDKSGYWWYLELRKFGSVPHAGFGLGFERAIMYITGMSNIRDVIAFPRTPNNCDF; encoded by the coding sequence ATGTCAGGAAGAGTTTTACTTAAAGAGTTATTTAACAATGCTCAAAGTTATATTGATCAGGAAGTCGTAGTTAAGGGATGGGTTCGTTCTGTACGTAACTCTAAGGCATTTTCTTTTATCGTAGTAAATGATGGAACTTGCCAAGATTCATTGCAAATTGTTGCAGATGCAAATCTTCCAAATTATAGTGCTCTTTCTTCAATGCTTACTGGGGCATCAGTTTCGATTTCTGGAAAAGTGGTTCCTTCGCAAGGAAAGGGGCAAACTATCGAGCTTCAAGCAATTAATGGTGAAGTTATCGGTAATGTAGATGATTCTTACCCTCTACAAAAGAAAGGTACTTCTCTTGAACATTTAAGAGACATTGCTCACTTAAGAGTTAGAACAAATCTTTTTGGAGCAATTTTTAGAGTTCGCCACGCTCTTGCTCAAGCAACTCACCGTTTCTTCGATGAGAAAGGTTTCTTCTATCTTAATTCACCAATCATCACAGCTGTAGACGGTGAGGGTGCAGGGGAGATGTTTAAAGTTTCAACTTTAGACCCAAATAAACTTCCAAAAAATGACAAAGGTGAAGTTGACTTCACAAAAGATTATTATGGGAAAGAAGTTTCTCTTGCTGTTACAGGACAGCTCGAGGCCGAATGTCATGCTCTTGGTCTTGGTGCTGTATATACTTTTGGGCCAACTTTTAGATCTGAGAACTCGAATACAAAAAGACACTTGTCTGAGTTTTGGATGATCGAGCCAGAAGTTTCTTTTGCTACTCTTGAGGATGTTGCTGATCTTGCTGCTGATTATGTGAAGTATATGATTGATTACGCACTTACAAACTGTCAGAAGGAATTAGACTTCTTATTTAATATGCCTTTTACAGATGTTGATAAGACGCACTTTGAAACGCTAAAGCATGTTAGAGATTCAAAGTTTATTAAGATCACTTACACTGAAGCTGTTGAGATTTTAAACAATTGTGGAGAGAAGTTTGAATTCCCTACTGCATGGGGTAATGAACTTCAAACAGAGCATGAGAAGTATTTAACAGATAAGCACTTTAAGGCACCTGTTATCGTAACGGACTATCCTAAAGACGTTAAGGCCTTCTACATGAAACTTAATGATGATGGTAAGACAGTTCGTGCTATGGACGTTCTTGTTCCTGGTATTGGAGAGCTTATTGGTGGTTCTCAAAGAGAAGAAGATCTTACTAAACTAGAGAATAGAATGGATCAAATGGGAATGGATAAGTCTGGATACTGGTGGTACTTAGAGCTTCGTAAATTTGGTTCAGTTCCTCACGCTGGTTTTGGTCTTGGGTTTGAAAGAGCAATTATGTATATCACAGGTATGTCTAATATTCGTGATGTTATTGCTTTTCCAAGAACTCCAAACAACTGTGATTTCTAA
- a CDS encoding regulatory iron-sulfur-containing complex subunit RicT produces MTNTEHIEQTENTENTKSNTEANTASKTNESERSDSDDKYQDGQELTFIRVRFPGNARSQPFLLGKRKFVYGQKVLAMSDRGMTVGYINSFPYTVNFDKSMLPIRTIAKVATDEDIQEQKSFMQKEKEAEVLCIRLIEKHNLDMNVTHVEFIQFGKKAVFYFNAPERVDFRGLVKDLVGDLKMRIELRQISVRDRAAALGAIGACGLQTCCSSFLSNYGNVSIKMAKNQNLALIPSKINGVCGQVKCCIKYEDDVYTEKRKLLPHEQSFIRAKNGDTGKVIKLHLMQEQFDMLTDKGYIRRYAKNQFEDRKSMPPKGWEFPTQFRSIVQETSTVIGVSDEEEKILGRYVTEIDSDDDDGQSAEIILDDDGDTLAIDNTPIESNFKNDDTESSDEREARPRNNNRNRNNNRNRNRNNNRNNSGENNQAPQAQNQNNNKPKQHASKQGGEEGSNNGEGGNKRPRNRRPFNKNRNNKQKPKTE; encoded by the coding sequence ATGACAAATACTGAACATATAGAACAGACAGAAAATACAGAAAATACAAAGAGCAACACAGAGGCCAACACTGCTTCAAAAACAAATGAATCAGAAAGAAGTGATAGTGATGACAAATATCAAGACGGTCAGGAACTAACTTTTATTCGCGTTCGCTTCCCTGGAAATGCTCGTAGCCAACCTTTCTTACTAGGAAAGAGAAAATTCGTCTACGGCCAAAAGGTACTTGCAATGAGTGACCGTGGGATGACAGTTGGTTATATCAACTCTTTTCCTTACACGGTTAATTTTGATAAAAGCATGCTCCCTATTCGTACAATTGCTAAAGTTGCTACTGACGAAGATATTCAAGAACAAAAAAGCTTCATGCAAAAAGAAAAAGAAGCTGAAGTCCTTTGCATCCGTCTTATTGAAAAACATAATCTTGATATGAATGTTACACACGTTGAGTTCATTCAGTTTGGAAAGAAGGCCGTATTCTATTTCAACGCTCCAGAGAGAGTTGACTTCAGAGGTCTTGTAAAAGATCTCGTAGGCGACCTTAAGATGAGAATTGAGCTTCGTCAAATCTCTGTTAGAGACAGGGCTGCAGCTCTTGGAGCTATCGGTGCCTGTGGACTACAAACTTGTTGTTCATCATTTCTATCAAATTACGGAAATGTTTCAATCAAGATGGCAAAGAACCAAAATCTTGCGCTTATTCCATCAAAAATCAATGGAGTTTGTGGTCAAGTTAAATGCTGTATCAAATACGAGGATGACGTTTACACAGAAAAGCGTAAACTTCTTCCGCATGAGCAGAGCTTTATCCGTGCAAAGAATGGAGATACCGGAAAGGTAATAAAATTACATTTAATGCAAGAACAATTCGATATGCTAACAGATAAAGGCTATATCAGAAGATATGCCAAGAATCAGTTTGAAGATAGAAAATCAATGCCTCCAAAAGGATGGGAATTCCCTACTCAGTTTAGATCTATTGTTCAAGAAACTTCAACAGTTATTGGAGTCAGTGATGAAGAAGAAAAGATTCTCGGACGTTATGTGACAGAAATCGATAGTGATGATGACGATGGACAATCAGCAGAGATTATTCTAGATGACGATGGAGATACATTAGCAATTGATAACACTCCAATTGAAAGTAACTTCAAAAATGATGACACAGAATCATCTGATGAAAGAGAAGCGAGACCAAGAAACAATAATCGCAATCGTAACAACAACAGAAACAGAAATAGAAATAACAATAGAAATAACTCTGGCGAAAACAACCAAGCCCCTCAAGCTCAAAACCAGAATAATAACAAACCAAAGCAGCACGCCTCGAAACAAGGTGGAGAAGAAGGCAGTAATAACGGAGAAGGTGGTAACAAAAGACCAAGAAACCGTAGACCGTTTAACAAGAACAGAAACAATAAGCAAAAACCTAAGACTGAATAA
- a CDS encoding DNA polymerase III, delta subunit, with translation MASELQKLKEILVAKYKNGTMAHFYTLTMICNLDEGLEWINEFLRSITEKKSPREHQDILFIETDEKNYTLKNNEFRDFFSFLGTRPIELTRKIIVIKDAHKISDTIANKLLKTLEEPEVEASIFLINSERQQIMPTITSRAINLTLSSEGELLDFTRFKSVFDYLSSKDDFTARAIASFIQTRSTVELTQAVKDSNFNENEFIKLMTQITTHFSENKAKIPTIINDLKDFEQQREFNNSLAHRVTSLANKIL, from the coding sequence ATGGCCAGCGAACTTCAAAAACTCAAAGAAATTTTAGTTGCAAAGTATAAGAATGGGACAATGGCCCATTTTTATACATTGACGATGATATGTAATCTTGATGAGGGCCTTGAGTGGATCAACGAATTTCTAAGGTCAATAACAGAGAAAAAAAGTCCGCGTGAACACCAGGATATACTCTTCATTGAGACAGATGAAAAGAATTACACACTTAAAAATAATGAGTTTAGAGACTTCTTCTCTTTCTTAGGCACAAGACCAATCGAACTCACTCGTAAAATCATTGTCATTAAAGATGCTCATAAGATCTCAGATACGATTGCTAATAAACTTTTAAAAACTTTAGAAGAGCCCGAAGTTGAGGCCTCGATATTTCTTATAAACTCTGAAAGACAGCAAATTATGCCAACGATTACCTCGAGGGCCATAAATCTTACGCTGAGCTCTGAGGGTGAACTTCTTGACTTTACGCGCTTTAAATCGGTCTTTGATTATCTCTCTTCAAAAGATGACTTTACGGCAAGAGCAATTGCCAGCTTTATTCAAACAAGATCCACAGTTGAGCTGACTCAGGCCGTAAAAGACTCAAACTTTAATGAGAATGAGTTCATCAAGCTTATGACGCAAATTACAACTCACTTCAGCGAGAATAAAGCGAAGATTCCAACAATCATCAATGACTTAAAAGACTTTGAACAACAACGTGAGTTTAATAATTCCTTAGCCCACAGAGTCACGTCACTTGCAAATAAAATCCTTTAA
- the tmk gene encoding dTMP kinase — protein MKNIDPTLLNNFRSPAFPGSFFMSFEGIEGAGKSTQIVRIKEYLEDRNFNVIVLREPGGTSFGERLRQAILNSEKDLHPTTEAYLFCSARAQLLTEVVLQELNEPNTIIICDRFLDSTIAYQGVARGLGIESVLKMHTIFPLNLVPHKTFYIRIDLETSLERQRMRNLPKDYFESRDDSFHSKLIEGYDACAELFTDRIKVIDGSKSADEVYLKLKSEIDELIFN, from the coding sequence ATGAAAAATATAGATCCTACACTACTCAATAATTTTAGAAGCCCGGCTTTTCCTGGTTCATTCTTCATGAGCTTTGAAGGAATTGAAGGCGCAGGAAAATCAACACAAATTGTAAGAATTAAAGAATATCTCGAAGATCGTAATTTTAATGTTATTGTCTTAAGAGAGCCAGGCGGAACTTCTTTCGGAGAAAGGCTTCGACAAGCAATTCTAAACTCAGAAAAAGATCTACACCCGACAACTGAGGCATATCTTTTTTGTTCGGCCAGAGCGCAACTTCTTACTGAAGTTGTTCTTCAAGAACTTAATGAACCAAACACAATCATCATTTGTGATCGTTTCCTTGATAGTACTATTGCTTATCAAGGTGTAGCGAGAGGACTTGGGATAGAGAGCGTTTTAAAAATGCATACCATCTTCCCTCTTAACTTAGTACCACATAAAACTTTCTATATTAGAATTGATCTTGAAACTTCTCTTGAAAGACAAAGAATGAGAAATCTTCCAAAAGATTATTTCGAGTCTCGTGATGATTCATTCCATTCAAAACTAATTGAAGGTTACGATGCTTGTGCTGAATTATTCACAGATAGAATCAAAGTAATAGATGGTTCAAAATCTGCGGATGAAGTTTATCTTAAACTTAAATCTGAAATTGATGAACTAATTTTCAATTAG